The Anoplolepis gracilipes chromosome 5, ASM4749672v1, whole genome shotgun sequence region attattaaatcattacaaattgtactattaataaaaatagtttagaaTCAATGCATTTCTTTGTGGAATTTGTGTGAAagttaaataacattaaaaataatgggaTCAATGCCATAAatcatatcatttttttaataaaccaataaaaaatgattcaagaattgaaaaaaacaatttttgcgAAAGGAAGAGTAAGgagaaataaaatgcaaatatctttcttaatatgaattatcaattatttgataaacacATTGCTatggaattataaaatttattttagaaggagatatatatatactttataaaaaatcaatgattatatagataatataaaaaggggaTTGCTTACAAATTGCATACGTTTGCACTGTTATGTAATATGAGAtctttattatgaaaattcgTGATGTACAAatcatttgcaaaaaaatttgaatactgAATATAGTTTAAGCTACAAAAGAGGCTTCTGTATATTgtagtactttttttttgttaatgtaaatgtatataggtaaatttataattccacagataagagaataaaacagttaataatctgaaaattaaattctttaatttgacattttattgtGTACTTTGTGGTTTCATTTTAGATTGTAcaggaatttttcttttttttctttttcttttacaaaatgcaatatatagaAGCCTTctcacacagacacacacacattgtGTATGTACATGATAAGTGATAAATAATGTAAGTGAACTCGTCGAAAAGGGATGTTCTTTTGTACAATATGTATCATAAAGATTCACATGTTATTATTCCAATGTTATAACAACATGAAGAAATCTAaactattgtattttattttttctataccTGTAGCACATTCATTACttttaactattataaataacaaacaattttatatacacatatatagtgAATGAAACATATTTCTGAGTCAGTCTACataaacaatgaaaaatttgaaaggtttcttttttatactacacaataatttgacaattaatctttatttttaatttaaacaaatacaataatgcaacagtaaatttaattaacatttaggAATTTCTTATAAAGAAAACCAACGTCAGAAAAATTATGAGTAACATTAAAAGtaatgcaaattataatttacaattgttAGTCTTTAAACACATCATGGAGCGACATTTAatgttgttatataaaaatattgttcagTAATTGTGTTTTtactatgaaaaattaataattaattttaaataattaacaaattaatccTAAAGCAGAACAATCATGACATACCagatataaatcataattacaATTGTTAGGTATTGTCATGAACTTTGGCACTTTGACACAGTTGACTGCATGAACTTTTACGGTTTCATTAATCAAATGTTTCACTTCTTGAATGGTACgaccaattaattttaattcacaaGTTGTACAacttacattattacattcttcttttaatatagCTTTCTGACATATAGGACAGAACACTTCTCTCTCCTCATTATCAATGTACATTACATAAGCTTCGATCTcgtcttttgaaaatttctcatattctTGAAGTATCCATTCttctgtatattaataatttataatattaaatactttttgccaattttgttattacaaaCAGCAAATTactgataattattacaaattactgaaatttaatattgatcaaACCTTCTTCATGAACAATTTCATTTTCCAATTCAATTGCCTCTTCCTGATTTAAAGGTTCATCAATCTCTTTGAATCTAAAACTTTTGCCACCATCATTTGATGTTCCCAGGTTCTTAAATTCTTGACGTATTATTTCTGTCAATGTATCCTGCGTATGTATAGAATCGAGTTGCAAACCAAATCTACGTCTGTTGAATAATTGATCTCGCCTTTCTTGCATTCTCTGACGGCATTTCTGAAAACAAATCGAGACAGGAGTATCTAGCAAAATACAAAGACAAAACcttacatatacaaaaatgtcaaaaaattatttttctataaatcttttaattataattttttttaattaataaagtaaaggctctcaatattataataatacaaaagaatTATTCGCAACtgtttataatgataatataaacagaatttttttttcttttgtagatATATAGAGTACAAAGACTTAACCAACTAATGTTATTCaagataatttcaaatattgagGTAAAAACActgatataagaaatattttatccatgtaagaatattttttttaaaatgtattgcactgttttttagtttattatctgaaaatttttaaaacacaaaataaCACATTTAGTTTCTAACCTCTCGCAAAACCTCCTGTAACTTGGGTGAACCgtgtctaattttatttacataatctctgctttttaattttgatgtcGTACGACTGAACGCCATGACTTTTCACCTCTtcgaaatgaaattaaattatacaacaaaTTTGCTTCTCATCAAGAGAGAAACGTCAAATTCACTTTCGGCGCACCACAATATTTCTTACTTCTCACGCATGcgcaattttacaaatctgTTAGAAGACTACAGGGCAAGAAACCTCTTGAGAGGAATACATTCGAAAATTCTAAATTCTATCCGagaaaatgcaattaaaaatttgtaaaacaaaacgtagccaagtatatatttaagcaaataaaattcaatatagcactattaagatataattatacataatttgaaatccctaactttttttaagtaatggaattgaaatatatatttctgaagaAAACcgaaagaaataagaaaaaatctatattatactctttaataaacttaattataaaataatgaatacataattaactagttttttaaaaaattcgaagttttatatgtatatacatgtaatattattatagtaagaATGCTAACTATCATCAAATcactaataataatcataaataaacctataattttatatatatatatatatatatatatatatatatatatatatatataaaatcttttttttatagcttaCAATTCTTTGGGATATTCATGTAATAGAAATTCGATCTAACAATTGGCTTAAGTTTTATTCACATTATGATGAATTGtctatatacagaaaaaaacaatGACGGCAGCAAAGTAAGACGTTGATCTGTTATTTCCAATCGAAACAACAACAGATGTTGACTAAACACGTACACACGAATAATATAAGGCATGTTATTCGTACACGTCTTCTTTGTCTGCAACATAGCGCACTATATCCTTGGGTCTTAATAATCTCTGCGCATCCATGTCTGGAATTTCGAAACCAAATTCATCTTCCATCGCCATTATAATTTCCACATGGTCCAGAGAGTCTAACCCTAGGTCATCTATAAAATGCGACTCCAAGCTCAGCTGAAaggaaaatgagaaaaatacaacatattattaagattttattgcaTGTATAGGCTTCCTGCACAACTGACATGTCTTAAGAATCAATAAAACTGATTAAACTGAATATagaagagaataaatatttaaatatgcataaaatattttaagaaaaagtaacagataaattttcttttttatcatatattttttttttaatacgtgataattattatattgaattaagtataattaataataaagatagagTTTATATCCACATGTCAGTATATATGCAGACGCCACGATCAAGCAAGGTGTTAACCAACTATTCTGTTTTAAGAgctactttttaattaagatatttcaaattgcaatcatatatgaaaattatatcaactattatttttaacagtgACAGactatatgtatttcaaaagcCAATAtgtttgcatatattatatttaatttattattattgctctattgattaaatatattgagaaTGTTGATCTCTGGTAGATACCTTCGCGGTTTCAACTTTGTCATAAAGTTTCAGAACCAAGAGCACCCGCTGACTGATAATGTCAAGGGTTAGCGGATCCTTATGACTGTAATGGCGTACCTGCTTGATGCGTGTGTCCCTTAAGCCCTGTAAAATTTttcccataaaaaaatatacatatttatgtaaccTTTTCTGCGACGTCTTCACTATAAGCAGCCACAGCTTTCAATACACGTTTTTCAATATCCTTAATCGATTTTGGTTTTGCTTTAACATCTTGACAAAATCCACGATTGCACTTCACCtgcatttatcataatttaaataattttggtattttaatatttatttagaagatTATATCATACAAAAGCCTAATTTggatatgtatttttcattaaagatattataaagcatttctttataaataaataataattttttgtaaataaaaatctgattgcatattatatcataacagaattacatacataatgaaattttattataattattagaaatataatgataggtagaataaataagaatttcaaatagattgcaatgtgtaaataataaaaatcaaatatataaatttaatagtattatttaataaatattaaatcaaacatTATTCAAATTCTGAATGATTATATTAAGACAAGTAGTAGTGATTTAACAATGCTACTAAATGTAGGatttaatttcaagttttaatcCTTTTATAGTTTTCTATTTGTAATTTCTAGAATatgttttcataatattcttttcataatattcacatatatttcgagtatataaatgtatttgcaTTCATAATCAGATCTAATCTGCATTTTCTTTCCATATTCTTTTTCCTATCTTTTCTCGATGTTTAAGTATACACTTACTCTAGTCAAGAACGCAAGAAATGTAACATAATGTAAAATgctgaataaaattgatttttttttactgcagGAATTTAAGGAAGCGCAACTATAAAGCGGGCAAAAAGTCTATcgaattttgacaaaattacACCAGAGCGATCGAGTCCGATATTGCAATCAATTCCTACGTCGCTGTATCTCGATAAAAACGTTAGGTTCTCagttacataattttacaaaacaacGCGTCGCGCAGAGATTCGCGTGGTGGAGGTTCGGATATTACGACTCGAGGACGATGTCCGTTTACCTGCGGTGCAACGAGCGCGCTTCGCACGTTGCAATGCAACAACCTCTGCTCGCATCGTGTCTGAATAAACGTGCTGCTCGCGCAACGCAAGCGACCGCTGATCGACTTCCTGAGACAGCCGGCGTTTCTCGCCAACAAGCGAGCACACGTCAGAGATGCCATTTTCAGTATACGACGAATGAACGAGAAATAACGACGGCGAcgaccgacgacgacgataacgAGACGTGGGGTTGGATCTGTTCTGGCAACAATaccgccaccgccgcgatCCTCCGGATATCCCACGAGTTACGAATATTAGCAGCACGTGGCGACATCTGCTCTCTTTTATCGTCCTTATCAGTCGAGAAACGGTGACGCGATAAAACGCGGtaagtttatacatttttatttttaaacgtcaAATGTCATTGTCTGTATAATGCAATATTGCGTAATTAGCATATGAAATAGTttgaaataagtatatataaaattaacacggaatttattataaaaattatttatataatcatataagcCACAGTTCatgaagaataaattattaaaaataagcacaagtatctatatatttatattactattatatcattattaatcaaacctaagtttaaatatatgctcgttatctaaaaattctaataaataaaaaaaaaatgcagctCTTATAgcatcttaaatatatatctttaatatatggCAATTGCAATTATGTGCAATTATGCGTTCCGATATTTACTGCCAGTACTGAAAATCTACAgtgtaaattatagattttcaatATTGACAATGAATATCTCACAACGCAGGCTATGTatacaaacataaataattatattgtttttacgtTAGTATGTtgcgtatatgtataacaagtgaacatttcaaaaatacaatatatatttgacaaatatatactgCCTCACGCATTttcaatcttatttaaaaattatatcatctgTTTCatacataagaaaaaatataacaaaatatctttttacatgttaaaacaaatgtattacagaaaaaaagataaataaaattatttattcacctGTTGTCTCAATCTATCTAACGTAAGCGGCAGTAGAGTGACAAATTCTttggataattttataaattcatattttttaaattcttcttgaATATCTGGATGCTTGTCATAATAATTAGCAACAAACGAATAAGCCTCGAGACTCTTCTCTATGTTTTCTATCTTTTGTTCTAGGACGGAAGTTATGATCTTATTAAACAGTCTTCCAATGTGGAAGTAAGAGTACAATGCTTGATATAGTTCGCCGTTCGAGAAAGATGTAACGCCGTCATTGGATTCTCTCATCTCCAAAGAATTTACATAAAACTGGTAATGCTTTATGCTACTTTTCGCCAAGCGTTCGATCTTCGCTACCATTTGATTCGTCGGCTTTTCATTGAGCGCTTGCAAACGATCAATCTTTATATCCAATATTTCCGAATACGTTTCCGCCAATTCGAGCCAGATTTCTCGACAAATAACTCGGTAAAATCGTGGACTTAATCCCTGACTGACTTCCTCCAGCGTGTCTATCCGCCTTTTGTGCATCTTTGCTTGCCTGTCTTCATTTTCTTCATAGAATGCCAGATACTTGTATGCTTGAGACATGTCTTGCGCGATATGTGCATAATCCGACGCATGATTCTCGAAACTATAATACTGCTTTGCCTTATTTAGCCATTTCCGAACATTTAAAAACACTGGTCTGGCATCATCAAAATCCAATAGATATTTATCTGTGATTTCATTGGTAATTACTTCCAATTCTGGTTCTAAATCTACGAATTTTGGGTTCTCTGTACTTTCGTTCGCATGAGGGTATTTGCAAACCTCATTGGAAACTTCTACAAGTTTTGAATCGTTTGACTCGTCCTCCTCTTCAGCCTTCTTCATTAATCTTTCCTTAGACGTACTTAGAAGAGCAATACCATACTTTGCCCAACATCTAGCAATGTCTGCTGATCTATGAAAGTAATTTTCGTATTCAGCACTCGTGTTCTCGCTCATTTCCTTTGTGTCCTTTGCTTTTAAGATCTCTGAGTATTTCTGTAATACACAGGATGCTGCAGCTAAATGATGTCTTGCTTGTGGAAATCTgtcattttctataaaatattgagatattGTTGCAGCATTTAAGGCCCACTCGACATGATCCAAATCTTGCATTATTTTGCTTTGACTTAATTGTTTGCTCAGTGTTCTGTGACAATACAATGCAAAATTACACTTGTCATCTAACTCACGACACACTTGTGCTAAATAATACAATGTTAATGTGTGAAGCTTCTCGAGAACATTCTTAGCAGATAAATCACCCTCTATCTCCTCAATACCCATGATGGTCACCATATGAACAGGATCAAGTCGAACATCTTCTGTAAACTTAATGTATATACTTTCTGCTTgctctaaataatctttagctTCCTGATACGAGCCCTGTTGTGCATAAACTATACCCATTTGATTGTTGGCACTTATAGCTGGTAAAATGCCTTCAGGTGTCAGCTTGTATTCTTCCAACAGATTAATACATCTCATGAAATATTCTTTGGCAATTTCCATATCTTGCATGTCAGTTTGTAAGATGCCtatatttaaatgagttatCGCAATCATTACGGTGCAAAAAGTTTCTTTGGTAAGCACATCCAATATCTCCAATAAAATTTCCACAgctttacatttcttttcgtAAAGTTGATTTGGATCACATTTTGCTTCATGTTCTTTCATCAATACCTGAACCTCTCGATACTTTTCTTTTACCCATGATCGTGGATAATCGGTTATTTCAAAACTGCTATCCATTTTATTATCAGATATAATTTAaccaaaaaatatctttcaatattatatatccttttttttgtcTTGAAATGCTCGATAAAATTAGAGATTTATAtccagaatttattttaaatttatcttagaAATATTCAAGATAGCATAGatcaattataatcatattgtaGTGTCAGTGcctaataacaaaaatataattatgtacatttaaaaatattaaacatttaaatattattttatgaaactattaaaaagcaattaataattatcacataTAACCTTACCTAATCACAATTCGTATTCttgtcttattaataataggcAATTCAAAACACAAAATCCTCACAATGTCATTGTAATAAAACACTTGCCCcgttttattgtttatactcGTTTGCCTtctcgaaatttttttagtgtTTTGTTGTTATAGGGGTGAAGTAAAGGTACATTGCATTTATCATACGAATTCGTCAGAGGTACCGATTGGCTGCTAATGCAGCGCTCCACACAAAATCTTGTCCCCAGAAAAAGCcacaaaatttacatattaaatttttctgaaaaattttccagtaatgtattgtattaattttacattaattaacaattagcctattgtttttaaaaatacctaCTTATacgatattgtatattttgtaaaactgCGATAGCtcttatatttgaaaatatgccTTATATTGTCAAATTGCGTCAGAATTTTTTTGAGTAtcgaaattgtattaaaatttcaagcgATATCAGTGACATCGATAACGGTATCTCCGCTTAGTGACATTTGGCCGTCGTCGCGTGGCGAGCGTGCATCTCACTCACTCGCGACTCGCGATCGCGAGTAGCAGTTCAGAGAGCAATTGATGACCGTCGTGCTGACAGAGAGAATCGGTCTGTCGTCGCGCAGTTTGTGTTTATCTCGCTGgcgaatatttcttttcgttCCGTCGCGTGACGAACGACATTTTACAAGGTCCCGGATAAAGTGCGCGTGCCGCGTTGTCTCGTCAGTGCCATATGTACTTCGTTGACAACGTTGGTCGATATGTGGGTGAAGCCACAAGAGGTGCTGCTCGCCAACGCATTCTGGTAAAGTCACACAGGCTTTACGTGCGTTTCCGATTATATATGCGATCGGCAATGTCGTTGATTATCGTGACAAGTTGCTGAACCGCCGATTATTATAggaatcattaatattaattccaaAAACCTAAACAGATCGTTAAACAGCTATCGGTGAGCTTGTCGGCGACGCGACTACTCCTAATGTTTACGTTTACTTTGTGTCAAAAGACAGCTGATGAGAAGTGCCCTCCCAAGGAGCTCGAATCTCGAACGCTGCGCGACTTTTTATCGCTTCGTAATTcgacaatattaattactcgTTGTTTAAATTACGTCTCTTTGAGATAAGAGGACAATATTGTCGGTCATTAATATAATGCTATAAcagttgtatttttaattgcgtGAGTAAATAACGGAAAATACTagcataaaaatgtatatatgtataaatattgtattataaatgatgTTTTTTGTCACGCAAATATCTGGTCATATTGATAAGCGGCATTGGAATCATCGCGTATCTTCAAATGTGCATTGTCTTAATAACGGTTAATATAtaacagatattaataaattatgaatcattgttaataaatcttagtaattacaattaataataattaattaagacatgtgaagaaaaaaaagagaatatttaatgattatttatattcatatttatatttaaattaaataatataacaatcattttaacaataattctgtaacaattattttaattatttacatagtattaatttttttgtaggtaTTTATTTGATGTTTAATGAGGGGAgggatataaattattttattttaattatatgttttaaaatatgaatacactattaattattcggatctatttacttttcttttgagatagatgaaatatatttgattaatacatataattaaaatttaaataaagagttatttgttattttgcaATACAGGATTACTGAGCAGGctactatatattttgttttacaacGTCGCAAGGGACATGGGAAAGCAAAAGGTCTCACTTCTATATTGGTGGGCACATTGGACAGCGTCTTTGATACTAAACCACCACCTTTCAGAATTCTTCATCAAACACCATCATCTGAGGTTTATTGGGGTAATGTgtcataattaaaacttttaaaattgtaaataaatgagatatgtaaaataatttataaaataataaacagtttaaaaaaaagaaaggaaacaatagaaaataaaaaaaatattttttttatacatataactttaattaaattatataattatgcgggcaattatttttttattgcattgttcccatacatatattgtgtatgttgattttaaaaaatataaagctgGGAGCAAAACATACATACAATAGATATGTATGCAAACATTGTTTTAGTAGCAGTGATAGTAGCACAATAACTGATAGCAGCCTTCATTAGCATTAACAAATGCCAGCTGTGTAAAAAGCAGATGCTAAAGGATTATAAGTTCAGTACTCTTTTTCATATGTTTAGGtttatatctatgtatttaTGACTTCAGGAAATTACAGAAAACagattaatctttattttaagcaGACTAAGtatttaatgtcttttttttacatgaaaatgtattttattggaaatttaTAGAGGTGGCATGTTCCTTGACTCGCGAAGAGATTGTACAAGATTGGGAATGGCTCCATACCAATTTAATCACTACACTCACATCGTTCGATACAGAAGAAGAGATAACGGAATTCGTTTGTTGCAAAATCCAATCCATAATAGCAAATAGCATTCCAGATTCTCAATTTGCGGATGGTAGAATCATTAATTGTTATGTAAACTgtgtaagaatataattataaatgtacataaatattaatattatttgcagaAGAAGATCCAGAATCTTTTAAAACTGTATCTTTTAAATTCCACCAATTGTTCAATATACCCAAAGAGGACAAATTggtcaattattattcatgcaggtctataaattttaaatacataaaaattatataaaaatttagtattacatatataattttaagttaaattattaaatgatatattttccttttagtTACTGGAAATCTCGATTACCTAGACAAGGATGGCTCTATTTGTCTGTAAATCACATGTGCTTTTATGCTTACATACTAGCGAGAGAAACAAAGTTAACTGTAAGATGGACAGATATTACTGAATTGAGCAAAACTAATTCCCTCCTAGTTCCAGACAGTATACGTGTTGTAACACGTGACAATAAAGAGgtaaacattaatatacatttctatttattattattatatatattccatatgGCAATCAATCAGtttcaatattctttttttgtgtGTTGCAgcattatttttctatgtttttacataaatctgaAACATATTCATTAATGGAACAACTGACCAATATTGCTATGAAAaggtatttaattatttttctaatatataacaattatttatcttcatatattaatattgatattgatttttacttatatttttctcagacTTATTGATGAAAAAAGTGGATTCAATGAGGACAgagatttattgaataaattaaggtacattttgctatatatttttttcagcaaattaaattggaataaacattgaattaatttttactttagcaAAAATGTGCCTAAGAAACCATCTTTCTTGAAGAGAGATCTTGATGCACGGGCACATTCAGAAGCATACAGGCTTCAGTTTAGATTGCCAGGAACTGAAAAGTTAGATGGTAGCATCGATGCAACCCTATGGACTccgtataataaaagatatgtcTGGGGAAAGATATACTTATCTCAAAATTATCTGTGCTTTGAAAGTAGggtaaatatctttataaaatttgatataaacattaaatgtaaaactggttataatattttacttattatatatttgtatttatatatatatatatatatatatatatatatatatatatatatatatatatacatatctaggTAAGAAGACAAGTCAGTTTAGTTATACCTCTGAGGGAAGTAACACTCGTTGAATCAGCGGAAAATCAGTCTAGTACAGGAGCGGATAAGTCAATACTGGTTACAACAGCGCGTTCGTCTTTTCTATTCGCTCAAATACATGATAGAGATTTTGTTGTGCAAAAAATCTCCGAGCTCCTAGCAAAGTCTAAACTcaattatgtgtatgtttacATTATAACGCGTTATTTTTTCTggctaatataaaatataaatataaaataaatatataaactataaatataaaataaagatataaaatataaatataaataaatataaaataaataaatataaaatgcagatacacaaaaatatgaattttaatattgttatagagCTAAAGATAGCCTATATACATCGCATTCCGCGAGTAGTAACATTAGCAACTGTGAAGAAGTGAAACCTATAGAACAATGGAAGCCTCAACCGCCATTGATGACGCTTTTCAAAGCTCCATTGACCTCCGAAGCTGCATTAAAGCAAGAAGCTAAAGAAAAGCAATGGGAGCTTCATTTTGCTGAATATGGAAGAGGAATAACAATGTATAGAACTACGGAAACGTCAAAACTCATTATTCAAGGAATACCACAATCCCTTAGAGGAGAAGTTTGGCTCACCTTTTCTGGTAAGATATAAGTGATTCggtatatcaaataataatgaaatttctcTAATACATTTCATTACAGGTGCTTTGAATGAAAAGGCAATAAATCCAGGTTTATATAAATCACTTGTCGAACAAGCTCTTGGTAAATCATGTCAAGCAAACGAAGAAATCGAAAGGGATTTGCATAGATCGTTACCAGAACATCCTGCTTTCCAATCTGATACTGGAATTAGTGCATTGCGAAGAGTGCTTTCCGCCTATGCATGGCGAAATCCTCAGATTggtaaatttgatatttttaactttctttttataatgaagTAATCTTaaacttttacataattatactgaatatattcataattatatgaattatatatatttttatatataattttatatataattttaattacaatatatttttatatatctagtacattttaattaaatattaatttatcgaaaatcaACGtctttacattataaaaatatttcttacatttatgtttagaaataattatataatttaatgatattgtcattaaatttgccattaacaaattaatacgagttaagaatttttcataagtctTCTTGCAGGTTATTGTCAAGCAATGAACATAGTAGCTTCAGTCTtgctaatctattgttctGAGGAATCAGCATTCTGGCAGTTATGTAATGTTTGTGAGTCATTACTACCTGATTACTATGATCGGAGAGTAGTTGGTGCTCTTGTTGACCAAGGTCTTTTAGAAGAATTGGCTGCTGAGCATTTGCCAATTTTACATGCCAAGTTACAAGAACTCGGCCTAATTAAAGTTATCTCATTATCTTGGTTTCTAACTATATTCTTGAGTGTCATGCCAACAAGTAGTGCTGTAAATATTAtggattgttttttttatgatgGAGCAAAGGTTATTTTTCAGGTAAGAAATTGAatgaaatcatatataatgtaaattttaaaaaacgagacctttctctttctcttttacttattaaattataatagtgacatttaaaataaatatattatttttgttgtattaGATAGCATTAACA contains the following coding sequences:
- the LOC140666254 gene encoding RPA-interacting protein — protein: MAFSRTTSKLKSRDYVNKIRHGSPKLQEVLREKCRQRMQERRDQLFNRRRFGLQLDSIHTQDTLTEIIRQEFKNLGTSNDGGKSFRFKEIDEPLNQEEAIELENEIVHEEEEWILQEYEKFSKDEIEAYVMYIDNEEREVFCPICQKAILKEECNNVSCTTCELKLIGRTIQEVKHLINETVKVHAVNCVKVPKFMTIPNNCNYDLYLVCHDCSALGLIC
- the Nd-acp gene encoding KIF-binding protein — encoded protein: MDSSFEITDYPRSWVKEKYREVQVLMKEHEAKCDPNQLYEKKCKAVEILLEILDVLTKETFCTVMIAITHLNIGILQTDMQDMEIAKEYFMRCINLLEEYKLTPEGILPAISANNQMGIVYAQQGSYQEAKDYLEQAESIYIKFTEDVRLDPVHMVTIMGIEEIEGDLSAKNVLEKLHTLTLYYLAQVCRELDDKCNFALYCHRTLSKQLSQSKIMQDLDHVEWALNAATISQYFIENDRFPQARHHLAAASCVLQKYSEILKAKDTKEMSENTSAEYENYFHRSADIARCWAKYGIALLSTSKERLMKKAEEEDESNDSKLVEVSNEVCKYPHANESTENPKFVDLEPELEVITNEITDKYLLDFDDARPVFLNVRKWLNKAKQYYSFENHASDYAHIAQDMSQAYKYLAFYEENEDRQAKMHKRRIDTLEEVSQGLSPRFYRVICREIWLELAETYSEILDIKIDRLQALNEKPTNQMVAKIERLAKSSIKHYQFYVNSLEMRESNDGVTSFSNGELYQALYSYFHIGRLFNKIITSVLEQKIENIEKSLEAYSFVANYYDKHPDIQEEFKKYEFIKLSKEFVTLLPLTLDRLRQQVKCNRGFCQDVKAKPKSIKDIEKRVLKAVAAYSEDVAEKLSLESHFIDDLGLDSLDHVEIIMAMEDEFGFEIPDMDAQRLLRPKDIVRYVADKEDVYE
- the Tbc1d8-9 gene encoding TBC1 domain family member 9 codes for the protein MWVKPQEVLLANAFWITEQATIYFVLQRRKGHGKAKGLTSILVGTLDSVFDTKPPPFRILHQTPSSEVYWEVACSLTREEIVQDWEWLHTNLITTLTSFDTEEEITEFVCCKIQSIIANSIPDSQFADEEDPESFKTVSFKFHQLFNIPKEDKLVNYYSCSYWKSRLPRQGWLYLSVNHMCFYAYILARETKLTVRWTDITELSKTNSLLVPDSIRVVTRDNKEHYFSMFLHKSETYSLMEQLTNIAMKRLIDEKSGFNEDRDLLNKLSKNVPKKPSFLKRDLDARAHSEAYRLQFRLPGTEKLDGSIDATLWTPYNKRYVWGKIYLSQNYLCFESRVRRQVSLVIPLREVTLVESAENQSSTGADKSILVTTARSSFLFAQIHDRDFVVQKISELLAKSKLNYVAKDSLYTSHSASSNISNCEEVKPIEQWKPQPPLMTLFKAPLTSEAALKQEAKEKQWELHFAEYGRGITMYRTTETSKLIIQGIPQSLRGEVWLTFSGALNEKAINPGLYKSLVEQALGKSCQANEEIERDLHRSLPEHPAFQSDTGISALRRVLSAYAWRNPQIGYCQAMNIVASVLLIYCSEESAFWQLCNVCESLLPDYYDRRVVGALVDQGLLEELAAEHLPILHAKLQELGLIKVISLSWFLTIFLSVMPTSSAVNIMDCFFYDGAKVIFQIALTVLEWNQDKLLNCRDDGEAMQLLTDYLGGVYNDEGPIFPRPVDSTSPNKSISIQTLIYEAYSRYGSLTIGWIERLRLKHRLRVVQSLEDGIEKNVIRSVIVDKYMKIEELQELLSLVREELMSQRKSEPDRYDPTQPPYEAYKVDFDLFRILFGGLSPWGKCTQAESLSARLFRLLDRNRDGLLNFRELVQAIGMTATADLTQRLKLLYTLHLPPLLTPVDFESPTHSADGAEVAAEATDFFDSMEQSVASLEMPISVAEEPTVGTLSRSTSLNSQQGEQSWEVQSMGSLRSMITSKDSPLDLKIVPKMSQGHFIALWKTLYDMFPAQPEEQETYHCIASIGTLLLQLGDVGKKFYVEREESEDSLLLAASAAQTSSVIERSPDRNGNPSSITSSADPDWSITVEQFLASALTGQAIVDFFSKRTDLMEAMVTLKNRRFNRVHSLSDTPTLNG